One Ranitomeya imitator isolate aRanImi1 chromosome 1, aRanImi1.pri, whole genome shotgun sequence DNA window includes the following coding sequences:
- the LOC138656954 gene encoding uncharacterized protein, translated as MLQRLCEQQEILEFELEHTRSYGNSGDQLSYGNSGDQLSYGNSGDQLSYGNSGDQLSYGNSGDQLSYGNSGDQLSYGNSGDQLSYGYSGDQLSYGNSGDQLSYGNSGGQLSYGNSGDQLSYGNSGGQLSYGNSGDQLSYRNSGGQLSYGNSGGQLSYGNRGDQLSYGNSGGQLSYGNSGDQLSYGNSGGQLSYGNSGDQLSYRNSGGQLSYGNSGGQLSYGNSGGQLSYGNSGDQLSYGNSGGQLSYGNSGDQLSYRNSGGQLSYGNSGGQLSYGNRGDQLSYRNSGGQLSYGNSGGQLSYGNSGGQLSYGNSGGQLSYGNSGGQLSYGNRGDQLSYGNSGDQLSYGNSGDQLSYGNSGDQLSYGYSGDQLSYGNSGDQLSYGNSGDQLSYGNSGDQLSYGYSGDQLSYGNSGDQLSYGNSGDQLSYGNSGDQLSYGNSGDQLSYGNSGEQLSYAVSVHPIQLPGRNSMAHPAHAHLALHSLFV; from the coding sequence AGTTACGGAAACAGTGGAGACCAGCTGAGCTACGGAAACAGTGGAGACCAGCTGAGCTACGGAAACAGTGGAGACCAGCTGAGCTACGGAAACAGTGGAGACCAGCTGAGCTACGGAAACAGTGGAGACCAGCTGAGCTACGGAAACAGTGGAGACCAGCTGAGCTACGGAAACAGTGGAGACCAGCTGAGCTACGGATACAGTGGAGACCAGCTGAGCTACGGAAACAGTGGAGACCAGCTGAGCTACGGAAACAGTGGAGGCCAGCTGAGCTACGGAAACAGTGGAGACCAGCTGAGCTACGGAAACAGTGGAGGCCAGCTGAGCTACGGAAACAGTGGAGACCAGCTGAGCTACAGAAACAGTGGAGGCCAGCTGAGCTACGGAAACAGTGGAGGCCAGCTGAGCTACGGAAACAGAGGAGACCAGCTGAGCTACGGAAACAGTGGAGGCCAGCTGAGCTACGGAAACAGTGGAGACCAGCTGAGCTACGGAAACAGTGGAGGCCAGCTGAGCTACGGAAACAGTGGAGACCAGCTGAGCTACAGAAACAGTGGAGGCCAGCTGAGCTACGGAAACAGTGGAGGCCAGCTGAGCTACGGAAACAGTGGAGGCCAGCTGAGCTACGGAAACAGTGGAGACCAGCTGAGCTACGGAAACAGTGGAGGCCAGCTGAGCTACGGAAACAGTGGAGACCAGCTGAGCTACAGAAACAGTGGAGGCCAGCTGAGCTACGGAAACAGTGGAGGCCAGCTGAGCTACGGAAACAGAGGAGACCAGCTGAGCTACAGAAACAGTGGAGGCCAGCTGAGCTACGGAAACAGTGGAGGCCAGCTGAGCTACGGAAACAGTGGAGGCCAGCTGAGCTACGGAAACAGTGGAGGCCAGCTGAGCTACGGAAACAGTGGAGGCCAGCTGAGCTACGGAAACAGAGGAGACCAGCTGAGCTACGGAAACAGTGGAGACCAGCTGAGCTACGGAAACAGTGGAGACCAGCTGAGCTACGGAAACAGTGGAGACCAGCTGAGCTACGGATACAGTGGAGACCAGCTGAGCTACGGAAACAGTGGAGACCAGCTGAGCTACGGAAACAGTGGAGACCAGCTGAGCTACGGAAACAGTGGAGACCAGCTGAGCTACGGATACAGTGGAGACCAGCTGAGCTACGGAAACAGTGGAGACCAGCTGAGCTACGGAAACAGTGGAGACCAGCTGAGCTACGGAAACAGTGGAGACCAGCTGAGCTACGGAAACAGTGGAGACCAGCTGAGCTACGGAAACAGTGGAGAGCAGCTGAGCTACGCCGTTTCTGTACATCCTATACAACTGCCTGGGAGAAACAGCATGGCACATCCTGCGCACGCTCATCTAGCACTCCATTCATTGTTTGTGTGA